ATATCACCCACAGCAGTTTGTGCAGCAACAAGTTTTTGTTCTACCATGAGCGACATTTTCTCAAACATGTCAGAGGGAGAGGTGCTTACACtggggatctcttcaatcttatctTTGTTAAGCTTGAGAGACAGGATGAACTCCTCAACcctcttgacgaggccaccacgatccttcttgaagcccttcagAAATTGAGCTTTGACATGTTTTTCAAGAAGCAAGTACGCCTTgcgctcctcctcgctgagCTCCTCAATTGTAGTcgtgatgatgttttccttgttgatctcggaagagcccatcttctttgagaactagattagattggttttaaaaccagattaaatttgtccccagtggagtcgccaaaaagtgtgttgacactaatttgcactaaacacactcgaatgcgctagaacgcgtgaACGATCGTCAgaacgatcaacaccagcaaAATCCTgggtgaaccggtctgaccggttgcgccGACCGTTCTGACCAGTTTGCGCAGAGTTTCACATCGAGCCTAGGAacacgagctcgggagggaccccgtcggagctcgcgcAGCTAGGGTTGCCCTGAGGTTGgcaaggccactcagaacgcagGAAGAACATCAAACTAGAGTTTGAAAAAGCTAGAGTTTGAGAGAACAAAAGTAGATGTAAATTATATTGATTCGATTCGGaatcctcaatcggccttagcctttatatttataggctagGGAAGTCATACTCCTTTTCCAAGTCGGGTTACACAAAGATtctaaaaataaaatgaaaccTACTCGGACTAGAactgggcagaccggtctgaccagtcggctcgatcggtcagactggtcggccTCTGactgccaaatttggctgtcagcACTTTATTTCTTCTATAATATTTTCCTCTATTattctctattttcttttttctatggATGAAGTCTATAAATGTTACAAATATAGTAATActtaatattttttctttttcttatgttTTCTTATAGTTTGCCAGTTATTCCCTATCTGATATTTTCATTCATTCTTTTGTTTCTTAATTtactattttttatttagttagTGTTTCTTATCTCTTTTATTTAGTTTTCTTTGACAAGTCTGCTTATagacttctttcttttctttttttttgtcctcataatctttttcttctttttctatatttattttgtattcTTGTTTTATACTTTTGTGACCATGtagatatttttatattttaactGAATTTTTCTTATTTGGAATATGTTTctcaaaatattttattttgatttaatTTGTTGGTCGATGAATACGTTTCGTTCACTTTTATAGAATAATCTTTTTTAATACTGAATTATTAGTTCTCATTGTGGACTAAGTTGTTCTACGATGCTGACTCATTTGTTTGTGATATTCATTTTCCATTATTTGTCCTATACAGTCAAATATTCGCAATGTTCAATATTTTGTTtgtaatatattattatttatttgtcaTGTTTAACTTTGTTCGTTGAAAGTTATATGTTCATGTTATATTTGATCCTATTAGCCAAAATTTATTATTTAGTATtaactttcaaaaaaattaatgCAAAGATAGGCAATTAtgatcttattttgaagatcttgttataagaaagataatggtgcaatcgaaatttaatttggatacaTAATTTAAGatttatatgttttttttaGTTTGGAACTCACGGTAATGTCATCTATTTTTGTCTCcacttgcatgcatgcatttctTATTCTCTTTCCTCTTTTGGGAGTACTACTCGTGATGCTAAATTTTCATGAAGTCTGTGGGGCTGGTGAATTAAATAGAGTATGTTGGGCTAACGGCCCATTTAATCGCCCTATGGAGAAAAACTTTTCAGGTGATAGTTGTTGGTTTATCGTCTCTTGTGATATATAGTCACACCCCTCATGATTACTGCTCATTCTTTCTTGTCCATGATGTGCGGGATCTGCAGCATTGGTATTTCCTTCGATTTTGAGCTAGAACTAAGGCCTGGAACCATGATCTTTCAAAGTGTAGATGATATATTTGGTatacaattttataaaatattttgtccaaactcgactttgcTTGTGAGATATATGACAAATGGGAATATGGATAAAGGATCTATATTTAAAATGTACTATTTATACTACCTCTATGCCAATTGGGAAAGCAGATTGCAGAGAGATGAAGAATAATCACTAGAGAAAACTGCAAGCATTCAGGAACCCATGCATTCCGTCCTCGTTTTCTTCTAGGAGAAGATAGTAGAAAAGTGCTACAAATCAAAGGAGTACAACTGAAACCGATGGAGTCACCAGCTTGGTTGCGGTGTGTAGTATTATAAAGCTAGAGACATATTTGGCAGTGCTTTGAACCAAATGGCAGAAGTATGGATCGATTAAGAAAGGAAATAATGTTTTGTACACCAAACTGGAAATAACTATAAGAAAACTAAATTGAGACGGGGCGATGGATTGCTCTTCTCCTTCAATTCATTTTCCTGATGCCACTCAGCCCGAATAAGTGGTGCACCTATATTGTCTTATCCGAAGTCAAGCAGTCATCATCAAGAATTGTGAAGACTATGTGTACTATGTTATTTGCTGCCTATATGAGAGTGTGGTTTTCAGGTTTTGGTTTTAGAGGAACTAGTGTTGTGCATATATAGATCGTAGATCTACAGCTCTTCTCCTTATGTTTATGGTATGCTAGACATATATATACTAAATAATCAGATCATGAGGGAGAGAGCACTCGATGGCcgtcttatatatatatatatatatatatatatatatatatatatatatatatatatatatatatatatatatatatatatatatatatgaaggtaGAATGAGTTTGTGGATGACATAGCTCAGCTTTGCCCCACGCCATGCTATATGATTGATGCATTTAATTACTTCGAGTGTCCCTTGGAGGTTGTAAAAAAAAACGTAACATCCATCCTGGGTAGCTTGATCATGGATTGGGTAGGATAATAACACGATGTTTTTTCTTCGGCCCGAACTCACTACTACATAAATAGTTTTTAGGGCGGGTAAAATTGTATTTGTAGGGGCGAGTACCGCACCCGTCCCTACTTCTCGCTGCTAAAAATACTATTTTCAAGTGCGGCAGCTGCCCGTCCCAACGAACCTGGCGAGCTGCATCTCCGTCGCGCACGCAGCACAGATCCGTGCCGCAGCTGCCGCATCGACACCTCCGTCGCCCGAtctacggccgccgccaccggatcTGGCCGCGGGGAGGGCTGGGGAAGATGTCCGCCGGCCGGATCTGAGCCGGAGAGGAGCGTTGCCACTGCTGCCGCCGGGTGGTCCACCATCTAGGTTTCGAGCTAGGAGAGGGAGGATCACGGGTTGCCCCATGCTTCGCCCCGCCGCGTCGCCCCGTGCTCCGCCCGTCGCCGTAGCCCATCGTGCCTAGCTGCtggaagggaggaggaagagataaGGTGGAGTGAGGAGGAGATGCCAGCAAAAGATAAGAACGGAGGATAAAAGTGAAACGGAAAAGATATAGCTCGGGGATTGGGACAGACGTTTTCAGGGGCGGGCTGTATGGTCACCCGTCCCTGCAAATAGAgctcatttgtaggggcgggtgatacTATCACCCGTTTTTAAAAATAGATTTTTAGTGGCGGGTTAATGCTACAGTGACCTCTCTTCATTTCTAGCAACGGGTTAGTTTTTCATCCGCCCCCTAGAAAAAAACAAGGTattgctacaaatcatttttgtagtagtgacttGGCCTGACCAGACCACTGTGCTGGATTTTTTAGCCTGAGTTCAACCCAATATGTGGGGTCAAGTTAAACCtgattttttatataatttttttggatcGGGTATTTTTTCGATTTCGAGTCAAAAGATCGGCCCATGCCTGGCCAGATTTTTGTTGCCGGGTCGCAAAATTTGGTCTGAGCCTAGCCTATATATTAGTCGGGTTGTGTCAGATCATGTTTTTCTGAGCGGTTCGAATCAGATTTATCGAGTCACATGGCCCATGATCAGGTATAATCAGAGTTACACACACTCATTCATAGTTTGTGAGTTTTTACTGTCCTGCCGCTCGTCATGAGATAGCCAATTTCACTCCCCTTGCTCACGTCGGGGAGCCAAATTTACTGTCCTGTGTCAGCAAGGATATCCTGCTCGCGAGATTAAAGCTAGATGAGCCACCAAATCAAGGTCTGTAGCTGTCGAATCGAGTCCGCTGCCGTCGAATTGGGCCGTGCTGCCGCCAAATCGGTCGATTAGCCGCCGGATTAAGCTTGTCCACCGTCGATTCAGGTGCCGGTATGGTGCGCGAGGGCAGGAGGAACCAGGACCCCTCCTAGGCAAACGGCGAGGCGaggtaaggcgaggcgaggtaAGGCGAGCAGGCGAGGTGAGGCTAGGGGCGGAGAGGGATCCAAATGGACCCGTAGTTTTTGACTGAAGGGAGAGGAACGGGGAGAGACGAGATAGGagtgggaggaggaagatgaggatATTTTGGTCCAAAATCTTTCATAAGCGCATTGAAGAGGTACGTAGTTGTATATTTTCAAGAATTGTGAAATTGTAATGGTGTGTTTACAATATCATGAATAGTAACGGCAGATCTTTGAAGTCGGATAATTGTAATGGTATAGATCAAATTAACTCTTTAAAATAATAAGCTCATAAAAAGCCTGAAACTTACAGTAGTTAAATGCTAGTAAGTCCTACTCACTTTGTCCCAGAATATAACTATGTTTAGTTTGTTTCCCAAATTAAATCTTTTATACTTTGACTATGGATAGAAAAAGAAACCATAACGATTGACAATATAAAAATAACATTGGTTTATTCATCATGAAACTAACTATCATAACATGTAAGCTTTCTATTTAAAACATTCTATTTGAAATTAATTACTTTTGAAGCTATTGTTAGTGAAAGATGAAAATATTTGACTTTGAATATTCTAAACGTAGTTTTTTttaatggagggagtagtacttTTTAGCGCACCAAAGGTCCAAATTACTGCTATGGTCCTTCAACAATACACCATTAAGCAGACATTGCTAGTCACTACAaccaaatatgaaaaaaaataaataaattcaaAGATCAATTCACCGCGGTGGTTCAATCGAAGACATCATGTTGTTATATTGGGAAAAATCTGTCTTAATCAAAGACATTGCTCGATCGTGACCTACACAAACAACCATACAAATTATATGCCATCAACCTTCGTAACTCTATGAAATCAGTAACAAGTATGACATGCTGATTATCCTAGAAAAGGACATCGATCTCTTCTTCTCATAATTTGCAAGTTGGAACCCTGCATTGTCTCGTACATATATGGTTCGTGTTGTGGCCGACCCCATGCACAAAATTAAAGCTGTGGGTGGGTCGGTGGTAATCCAAACACCTGCTCGCCCGGCCAGGGGGTTGATGGCATGCACGCTCAGTCAAAAAAGAAGCAATGCAAGGATGTGTTCCCATGCAGAGCATGGCGAACAATGTTGCTGGCATGAACTTGAATATCAGAAGTTAGAACAACACTATTGGGAGAAACTCAGCACGGAGGATGTTTGGAAATGCTTCCTAACGCCTTCCAATACCTCCCAACGCCTACGCAAAAATAGCTATTTTGGTTGATTTTATTCGCACAAGAGCACTACGGTCGTTGCGCATCCCAACCCCCGTGCAGTAACCCACGACAGCCTCGACTGCCACGGCAGCGGCGTTCTCCCCTCGCCTCTGTTCCCTGCGCACGCGTGAGCAGAGCAAGGCTTAACTTTCATGGCGATCGCGGCCGCTGCCAGGTGCGTACGGACTCCGACGTACCCTGCAGGAGCTGGAAGAGGCTGCAGCCGGGTAAGTGCTCGTACACAACCAGCTTCTCCTCCTTGGAGTAGAAGGCCGTGGCGAGGTCGATGACGTTCTCGTGCCGGAGCTTGCCCAGGAGCTGCATGGTGTGTGTGAAGTCCCTGCGCGGCCGCTTCACGACGATGACGGGGCCGGCCTCGAGGGTCACCCGGTATGTGATCCCCAGCCGGCCCATGCCGAGCATCTCCGCCGTGGACCGGAACAGCTCGTCGATGTCGAATCTGGCCCTATCGTGAAGGATGAACTGCAGCTGGGCTCCCTTGACGGAGTCCGTGCTCCGGCTGCCGCTCGATCCCTCGGCCCTGCTCCACATTGTCCTTGATGTCCCCTGCTCTAGGCACTCCTGCGTAGTACGAGAAACACACTCAGGAACAACAACGTCGTCACAATAAAAAGACTCTAGGAAGCGAACTGAATTGTCAACTGCGGCATGGCCGCTGAGACGGACCTCCCGGCCC
This portion of the Panicum virgatum strain AP13 chromosome 2N, P.virgatum_v5, whole genome shotgun sequence genome encodes:
- the LOC120662442 gene encoding inactive leucine-rich repeat receptor-like serine/threonine-protein kinase At1g60630, producing MGETTTKKSVRRSREEEGGGGCPAAAFLAAAQASGRRSSDGEGWEAMLEERRHRASGSARAAPRRSGRASGLRSLMECLEQGTSRTMWSRAEGSSGSRSTDSVKGAQLQFILHDRARFDIDELFRSTAEMLGMGRLGITYRVTLEAGPVIVVKRPRRDFTHTMQLLGKLRHENVIDLATAFYSKEEKLVVYEHLPGCSLFQLLQGTSESINKENIITTTIEELSEEERKAYLLLEKHVKAQFLKGFKKDRGGLVKRVEEFILSLKLNKDKIEEIPSVSTSPSDMFEKMSLMVEQKLVAAQTAVGDILAKMNSDIDALKG